One window of Methanothermobacter tenebrarum genomic DNA carries:
- a CDS encoding methanogenesis marker 8 protein encodes MDEHIIEALGRTRIIIRDGRIVSLGEPMIKYCPLFHKYRSIKELNKETIRENIEFRIKDFGMCTPERELRMRDFLSFGVSEIISTLLEEDMIDCAVMVCEGAGTVIITEPEFAQGVGGRISGIVKTSPIKRIIEELGEENVLEPDTGRIDQLMGVKKALSQGYYSMAVTVADVEDAVKIRKLDGKIYIFAVHLTGITKKEAEILFQNADIITSCASKHIRHIGDKKALFKAGYSIPIYAATKAGEKFIKKRIEKIGGLKEKKNPPLPYPLI; translated from the coding sequence ATAAGGGATGGTAGGATAGTCTCACTCGGAGAGCCCATGATAAAATACTGTCCACTATTCCACAAATATAGGAGCATCAAGGAACTAAACAAGGAAACTATACGTGAAAATATAGAATTCAGGATAAAAGATTTTGGGATGTGCACCCCTGAGAGAGAACTTAGGATGAGGGATTTCCTTTCATTTGGGGTTTCCGAGATAATCTCAACACTACTCGAAGAGGATATGATAGACTGTGCGGTGATGGTATGTGAAGGGGCTGGGACAGTCATAATAACTGAGCCAGAATTCGCACAGGGAGTGGGTGGGAGAATCTCCGGAATAGTAAAGACAAGCCCCATAAAAAGGATCATAGAAGAACTCGGAGAAGAAAACGTACTAGAACCAGACACCGGGAGGATAGACCAGTTAATGGGTGTTAAAAAAGCTCTAAGCCAAGGATACTATTCCATGGCTGTTACGGTAGCCGATGTAGAAGATGCAGTTAAAATAAGGAAATTAGATGGGAAAATTTACATCTTCGCCGTTCACCTTACCGGTATAACAAAAAAAGAAGCTGAAATACTCTTCCAAAATGCTGATATCATAACATCCTGCGCCTCAAAACACATACGCCACATTGGCGATAAAAAGGCACTATTCAAAGCAGGATATTCAATACCAATATACGCCGCCACAAAAGCCGGTGAAAAGTTCATAAAAAAGAGGATAGAGAAGATAGGCGGCCTCAAAGAAAAGAAAAACCCCCCATTACCATATCCACTCATCTAA